A segment of the Streptomyces sp. P9-A2 genome:
GCGCGCAGGCGCGGCCGATGCCGCCGGCGGCACCGGTGACGAGGGCGGTGCGGCCACCGAGGTCGAGCAGGGGGGCCAGGGGGGTGGAGAGGGCGTGGGGCGCGGTCATGTCCCGACCCTAGGCAGCCCCCCTACCCCGCCCCATGTGGTTGCGCCCCACAGTTCAGCCAGAAGTAGTGGGGTCGAACCATGTGGGTGTGTCAGCCATGGCTTGCTTGATGCGGAAACGCCCGAACTCGTTCAGCTCCGGCAGCGCGTCCACGGCGAACCAGGCGACGTCCAGTGATTCGTCGTCGTTGACCCGGGCCTCACCGCCGACGGCACGGCAGCGGAAGGTGATGTCCATGTACTGGCAGATGTCGCCGTTTCCGTACGTCACCGGGTTCAGCGCCTGGACCAGCACGACCCGCTCGACGACGCAGTGCACCGCGGTCTCCTCCTCGACCTCGCGCACCGCGCAGGCCGCGGGCTGCTCCCCCGGGTCCGGGATGCCGCCGAGCACCGACCACTTGCGGGTGTCGGACCGGCGGTTCAGCAGCACTCTGCCCTCATCGTCGAAGACGACGGCGGTGACCCCGGGAAGCCAGAGCAACTGGTGACCGGCGGAGACGCGCAGGGTACTGATGAAATCAGGAGTAGCCATGCCCCGACCTTAACGCGCAGGTCGGGCCGCTCCACGGCACTTCAGGGGGTGCGTCCTCCGTACGACCGCGCGTCACCGGCGCGTCCGCCCGCGCACACCGGTGCCGACGGCCCACCCCAGGCCGCCCGCGGCAACCAGGACAAGGGCGATCTCGGGTAGGACGCCGAGGCGGGTGGCGGGGGTCCGGGAGGAGCGCAGCGGCACCTCCTGCACCAGGGAGTCGGCGACGAACATGCCGGTCTTCCGGCTGACCGTCCCGTCCGGCATGATGATCGCGCTGACACCGCTGGTCACCGGGACGGTGACGGTGCGGCTGTGCTCGACGGCGCGGACCCTGGACATGGCGAGCTGCTGGTATGTCATCTCGCTGCGGCCGAAGGTCGCGTTGTTGCTGGGTACGGAGATCAGCTGGGCGCCGTCGGTGACCGTGTCGCGCACCGCCCAGTCGAAGGCCGCCTCGTAGCAGGTGACCAGTCCCACTCCGGTGCCGGCCATGCTGAACACACCGGGTTCGGTGCCCCGGCTGAAGTCCTGGCGGACCATCGACGTCCACTCGTCGTTGATCGCCCCGACCAGGGAGCGCAGCGGAAGGTACTCGCCGAAGGGCTGGATCTGCCGCTTGTCGTAGGTGTCGACAGGGCCCTTCGCCGGGTCCCAGAGGACCTGCTCGTTGAGCAGCCTGCCGTCCTTGCCCACCACGGCGCCGACCGAGATCGGGGCCCCGATCGCCCGGGCCGCGCGGTCGATGACGGCACGCGCGTCGGCGTTGGTGAAGGGGTCGATGTCGGAGGAGTTCTCCGGCCACAGCACGATGTCGGGCCGCTCGGCCCTGCCCGCGTCGACGGCGGCGGCCAGGCGCTCCGTCTCGCGCGCGTGGTAGTCGAGGACGGCACGCCGCTGGGAGTTGAAGTCGAGCCCCAGACGCGGCACGTTGCCCTGGACG
Coding sequences within it:
- a CDS encoding NUDIX hydrolase, translated to MATPDFISTLRVSAGHQLLWLPGVTAVVFDDEGRVLLNRRSDTRKWSVLGGIPDPGEQPAACAVREVEEETAVHCVVERVVLVQALNPVTYGNGDICQYMDITFRCRAVGGEARVNDDESLDVAWFAVDALPELNEFGRFRIKQAMADTPTWFDPTTSG
- the lnt gene encoding apolipoprotein N-acyltransferase; amino-acid sequence: MTVIATSVGESDPMPPQTAPSSWHRWLVRLVPAAAAALSGLLLYVSFPPRTLWWLALPAFAVFGLLLRGRSWKAGLGLGCLFGLGFLLPLLVWTGVEVGPGPWIALAAIEAVFVALVGAGVAAVSKLPGWPVWAAALWTAGEAARARVPFSGFPWGKVAFGQADGVFLPLAALGGTPVLGFAVVLCGFGLYEIARVSLDARRTGTVRRVAAAVGALSVTVPLVAAVATRPLVSDTAEDGTATVAVVQGNVPRLGLDFNSQRRAVLDYHARETERLAAAVDAGRAERPDIVLWPENSSDIDPFTNADARAVIDRAARAIGAPISVGAVVGKDGRLLNEQVLWDPAKGPVDTYDKRQIQPFGEYLPLRSLVGAINDEWTSMVRQDFSRGTEPGVFSMAGTGVGLVTCYEAAFDWAVRDTVTDGAQLISVPSNNATFGRSEMTYQQLAMSRVRAVEHSRTVTVPVTSGVSAIIMPDGTVSRKTGMFVADSLVQEVPLRSSRTPATRLGVLPEIALVLVAAGGLGWAVGTGVRGRTRR